Genomic window (Syntrophales bacterium):
TCAAAACGAAGATTCCCGGAAGGTTGAGCGAAGACAAAAGTTTTACAACCTTGGTGCCACTATTTCTGTTGGTTACCGTATAAAATCCCATATTGCCACAAAATTTCGTATCTGGGCGACTGCACGACTGAAAGAATACCTGATCAAAGGTTTCACCATGGACGATGAGCGGCTCAAAGGCGCGGGTGGCGGGAATTACTGGAAGGAACTGCTCGACCGCATTCGCGATATCCGCAGCAGTGAAAAAGTACTGTACCGCCAGGTGCTGGATCTCTACGCGACCAGCGCGATTACCGATGAGGTATAGGTGTGAAGCCCTGCCGAATAGTGGTCAATGACTTGATACAACAGAACTTCGTCTATCTGGTGACGGAGCCTATGGGCCGGAACTTCCACCCGGACTTTCGCCCTGAACTCATTCCGAAGGCGATGCTGGAACTTGGCGTGTTCGGCGGCAAATATATGACCGATTGTGCGGCGGAGTACCCTGAGGATTGGTTCGCGAACGCTAAGCTGTGCCGAGAGCGTCACGACCCTGCAATGAACTTCTTTGGCGTGAACGCCTCGCAACCGCTTTCTTTCTGGGAAACTAAGGGGTGGATATACGAGGAGGATCCGCGGGGCTGGTTTCAATGGTATTGCCGATACTTTATGGGACGGCGATGTCGAGACGATGCACGCCAGATTCAACGGTGGAATGCCATTCCGCGCCACGCTGCCCAGATTAAAAAACACTGCAAACCGTGTGACTTGAACTGCCGGCGCAAGCAGAGACAGGTGCTCCTCCATTGGGCCTATGACTCGCGCAAGATATGACGACAAGATGCCATCGGTCGAGCGCACACGGCTACGTGAGACATGACGAAACGTCTAAAGGCATCGAGACCGACGCCGATCAGCGTTGGTCATTTTTCTGCAAAGGTTTATGGCGGCGCGGCTCATGCCCGGCGTTAGCCTACAAAAAAGGAGCTCAGAGTGCACGTGAAATTCAATCAAAAGACTGTTGCCTAGTTCGAGAAAATGCGGTGAACTTTGCGTTAGGCCAACAAAGGATGAGTGATATGGCGACAAAGCACAAGATATTGCAGAAGATACTTGCAGGATCGAAAAATATCCGATTTTCTGATATGATAGAACTTGTGGAAGGCTTCGGGTTCCGGCTTTCCCGGACTGATGGCAGCCACCACATTTTCGCGCATCCCGACATTCCGGAGCTTGTCAATCTCCAAGAAGTGAAAGGGCAAGCGAAACCATACCAGATGCGCCAATTTTTAAAGTTGATCGAACGCCACAGCTTAAGACTGGAGGAGGACAAATGAGAGATTACCATATAAACATTTTCTACTCTGAAGAAGACGAAGGTTACATTGCCGATATACCCGATTTGGAGGCATGTTCTGCGTTTGGCCAGACTCCTGACAAGGCTCTTCAAGAGGTTCAAAAAGCCAAAGAGCTTTGGTTGCAGGCTGCCCGGGCTGAGAAAAAACCGATTCCTCCTCCAAAGTACCGACCGGTTATCTATCAAGCCGCATGCACCTGAGAATGGTCCGGACGCTCAATCCCTATGCCGAATCAGGCGCTTCACCTGACCCCGACAAACTGCTGAGCTTTGGCCGATATCCGGGCGGCGCAGGTGAGTTTCGCGTTGGGAGTAATAAGATTACATGGGTGAATTTCCGATCATAATTATAGCTTCCTGGCTGGCGGGTTTAGCCGCCCTAGTCGGTGGTGTTGTTGCATGTATCGAAGGCAGTGCAGATACAGAAACGAAGCGTGAGATTTCTCACGGTATAATCGCCTTCGGTGGGGGAATCCTAGTGGCCGCAGTTGCATTTGCTCTGCTGCCGCAAGGAATTATGATGCTAAGTCCCGTGAGCCTCGGCGTCTCCTTTTGCGCTGGTGGGCTCTTTTTTTGTATTATAGACATATATCTTAGCAAACAGGGGGGTACCAAAGCTCAGTTTATGGCGATGCTTTTGGACTTCTTTCCGGAAGCGCTCGCCCTTGGCGCGGTGTTTGGACACGATTATAGATTGGGCATGTTGCTTGCCGCGTTCATAGGGGCTCAGAACCTGCCTGAAGGATTTAACTCCTACCGAGAGATAACGGGAGTGGGCACCAAGCCCCGCGTTGCGCTCAAGGCTCTTCTAGGGGCCAGCCTGCTCGGTCCTCTTGCAGCATGTACTGGTTACTTCTTTCTTAAGGATCAGGCCAAGTTAACAGCAACCATCATGACTTTCGCCAGCGGCGGGATTTTGTACCTCATTTTTCAAGACATAGCTCCGCAATCGAAGATCAGAAAACACTGGATCCCAGCGCTTGGCGCAGTCTTAGGTTTTGCCGTTGGATTGCTCGGCAAAAAATTGATCGGATGAACGAAACTCGTCTCCCAACAAGGGAAATGCTGCAACTCAGGCAACATATCCAATATGCAGCGGAAAAAGGCATTCTCAACATTGTCGACCAATATCTTCGCAATCTCGCTCAAGGCGACTGGTATTTCTTCGGCAACTAAAAACATCTTTTTTCGTTTGCCTCAATATAGCAAATACGCTATAATATGCTTATGAACTGGACAATCACCTACTTCAGTGAATCTGTGCAGCATGAAATCCTAGCCATGCCCGCAGGCTTTCTTGGCTGGTATCTTCGATATTCAGACAGGATGGAGGTGTTTGGCCCGGGCCTGGGCTTGCCGCATACTCGCGCAATGGGTGAAGGCTTGTTTGAGTTGCGGTTGAAATCTGCAGAGGGAATTGCACGGGTCTTCTACTGCACCATGATTGGCAAAAAGATCGTGGTGCTTCACCAGTTCATTAAGAAAACAGATAAAACCCCGCCCAGAGAACTTGAAACAGCTCGACGGCGGATGAGGGAGGTAAAAAATGCTCACACATAAAGAACTTAAGGCTCGCGCCCTCGATCGCGCAGACGTTAAGGCCGAATATGCCCGGCTTGATGAGGAGTTTGCTCTTCTCGATGAGTTTCTGAAGGCACGCGCGGCTGCTGGCATCACTCAGGCGGAGGTTGCCGAACGTATCGGCACGACTCAGTCCGCGGTAGCGCGCCTGGAATCTGGGAGCGGAAAGCACTCACCATCGCTGGCCACATTGCAAAAGTATGCTCATGCCCTAGGTTGTCGACTTGAGTTGCGGTTAGTCAATGAAGCTATAAAGGTAGGCGTTCTAACCTATAAGGATTGAGTTGACCCGCGAGCCAATTAAATTGACGGCACGGACATAATTGCGGGTCGAACTCAATCCGTTGTTCAACAGGCCCGATCATATTATATAGGGTAAAGATTAGATTGCGCAGGCGGGAAAGAAGTTGTCTCGTATAAGATTTTCATTGATTTGTCTGATTTCTCCGCAACAGAACCCGTTCAAATGAGTAATAATCTGATAGAGAGAATGATGGACGCCCAACGAGGGCATTAAGAGCGACGGCAAAAAGCCGCCACGCCTTATGCCAGCCGATGGCCATCCGCTTTTGTTCTGGCGCTTCGCGCCAGTCCATCCCGCAACAAATTGGGTGCACAATCCTGATTATTCTGCTATCTTCGCGCTGAGTTATGGTCTTCCTCGTGATAAAGTTTTGTAGTGAAACTGCTTATCGGATTACAGTGACTCAACTTTAATTGCAACTAACCTATTTTCATCGTTCGTGTGCCCGCCCCGGGCATGGGGGTTTATAAATGTTTGAACTATTTACGATCGGCCATTCGACACATTCTCTGGAGCGGTTTTTCGATCTCTTGAAAACACATGACATTACAGCCATTTGTGATGTTCGCTCCAGCCCCTACAGCCGTTTTACGCCCCAGTTCAACCGCGAAGCGCTGAAAGGCGATCTGGCGAAACAACGCACCAGCTACATCTATTTGGGCGCTGAGCTGGGGCCGCGCAGCGATGATCCGGCCTGTTACGAAAAAGGAAAAGTTCAATACAAACGTCTGGCCGACAGGGAAATCTTTCAACAGGGACTTGCCCGTCTGCGCAAGGGGATGACGGCTCACCGCATTGCGCTGTTATGCGCCGAAAAAGACCCGCTCACATGTCATCGTATGCTGCTGATCTGCCGCTATTTACGCGCTGATGATGTTGTTATCAGTCATATTCTTGAGGACGGCGCCTTGGAGGATAATCGGGATACGGAAATGCGTCTGATGAGATTATTGAAAATTGATTCGGACGACCTTTTTTGCTCCAAAGAAGAGCTGATCGAACTTGCCTATAATCTCCAAAGTGAAAAAGTGGCCTATAGTCTGATTGAAGGAGCCTGAGATCATGAATAAAATAAAGGTATTCACCATTGGTTTCACCAAAAAGACGGCAGAGGAATTCTTTACAATTCTGAAGAAAGCGGGAGTCAAGCGGGTGATCGATATCCGGCTCAACAATGTCTCTCAACTGGCCGGGTTTGCCAAGCGGGATGATTTGCGCTATTTTCTGCGGGCGATCGGCGGAATTGATTATCTTCATCGCCCGGACCTGGCGCCGACGCAGTCAATATTGGACGCCTTTAAAAAGAACAAGGGAAGCTGGGTTGATTACGAGCGGGACTTCCAACAATTGCTTGTCGAAAGACAGGCAGAAATAAACATAACCCCGGAACTGCTGAATGAGGGCTGCCTCCTGTGCAGTGAGGATAAGCCCCTGCATTGCCATCGCCGGCTCGTCGCCGAGTATTTGCGTTCAAAATGGGGAAACGTGCGGATCATTCACCTATAACCCTTTCCCGGTCAATCCTGAATTATAAGGAATGACCGGGAAATTGTTTTTTACCCCCAGTAAACCAGATTGGTCTCCTGCTTGGCGGCCAGGTGCGGATGGTTCGGCAAGACGCGGATCCCGTAGGTGTGGGCGCCATTCTTTTTGACCCGATAGGAAATGAAGAATTTGAGAATGCCTTCGGAATCCTTGCCCTCCAGCGGCAACTGAACACATTCCGGCTGCCAGGCGGCGCCGGGATCACTCCTGCCAATTACCATCTCTACCAGAATCTCCTCCGGCGCCATCTTGCCGGGATCGATCCGGACGCTTACATCGAGGGGTTCCTCCACCCGGATGGTATCGCCCTGAATTCCCGCAACAACAACCTCAATAATGTGCAGCGAGGAGAAACGCATCGGCAATTTCTGCTTCCAATCGGCCAGTTCGCGGGCCATTTTGTAGTTGTCGAGATAGATGTCATGTTCACGCAGCGCCGTCGGCAGGTAGAGGTCGTGATAGTAATCTATCAGCATGCGGTTAGTATTAAACATAGGGATAAGAGTCTGCATGGAGCGCTTGACCATAGCGATCCATCGCTCCGGAAGACCGGATATTTCCCGTTCATAGAACATGGGAACCACCGAGTTTTCCAGCAGCGAATAGAGCGACTCGCTGTCCTCCTGATCGGGGTTTCCGGTTTCATCCCGGGACCCATTGACGACGGGGCCGATTGTCCAGCCGTTGGTCCCGTCGTAGCCCTCAACCCACCAACCATCGGAGATGCTGAGGTTAAGAACGCCATTGGCAACCACCTTCTCGCCGCTGGTACCGGAGGCCTCCATTGGGCGGCGGGGATTGTTCAGCCAGACGTCCACCCCCTGAACGAGCTGCCTGGCAA
Coding sequences:
- a CDS encoding virulence RhuM family protein, which produces MREEQKGELIIYQAEDETTKIEVRLENEKVWLTQKMMAELFQTTPQNITIHLKNIFDEGELQEDATCKDFLQVQNEDSRKVERRQKFYNLGATISVGYRIKSHIATKFRIWATARLKEYLIKGFTMDDERLKGAGGGNYWKELLDRIRDIRSSEKVLYRQVLDLYATSAITDEV
- a CDS encoding type II toxin-antitoxin system HicA family toxin, whose translation is MRHDETSKGIETDADQRWSFFCKGLWRRGSCPALAYKKGAQSAREIQSKDCCLVRENAVNFALGQQRMSDMATKHKILQKILAGSKNIRFSDMIELVEGFGFRLSRTDGSHHIFAHPDIPELVNLQEVKGQAKPYQMRQFLKLIERHSLRLEEDK
- a CDS encoding type II toxin-antitoxin system HicB family antitoxin, with the protein product MRDYHINIFYSEEDEGYIADIPDLEACSAFGQTPDKALQEVQKAKELWLQAARAEKKPIPPPKYRPVIYQAACT
- a CDS encoding type II toxin-antitoxin system RelE/ParE family toxin, whose translation is MNWTITYFSESVQHEILAMPAGFLGWYLRYSDRMEVFGPGLGLPHTRAMGEGLFELRLKSAEGIARVFYCTMIGKKIVVLHQFIKKTDKTPPRELETARRRMREVKNAHT
- a CDS encoding helix-turn-helix transcriptional regulator; this translates as MLTHKELKARALDRADVKAEYARLDEEFALLDEFLKARAAAGITQAEVAERIGTTQSAVARLESGSGKHSPSLATLQKYAHALGCRLELRLVNEAIKVGVLTYKD
- a CDS encoding DUF488 domain-containing protein, which translates into the protein MFELFTIGHSTHSLERFFDLLKTHDITAICDVRSSPYSRFTPQFNREALKGDLAKQRTSYIYLGAELGPRSDDPACYEKGKVQYKRLADREIFQQGLARLRKGMTAHRIALLCAEKDPLTCHRMLLICRYLRADDVVISHILEDGALEDNRDTEMRLMRLLKIDSDDLFCSKEELIELAYNLQSEKVAYSLIEGA
- a CDS encoding DUF488 domain-containing protein, which gives rise to MNKIKVFTIGFTKKTAEEFFTILKKAGVKRVIDIRLNNVSQLAGFAKRDDLRYFLRAIGGIDYLHRPDLAPTQSILDAFKKNKGSWVDYERDFQQLLVERQAEINITPELLNEGCLLCSEDKPLHCHRRLVAEYLRSKWGNVRIIHL